In one Candidatus Micrarchaeota archaeon genomic region, the following are encoded:
- a CDS encoding DUF1610 domain-containing protein, protein MGILPGKRCSSCGHLTHEYTEFKCPNCGKGNIIRDEHCREITNLYRCEVCGFEGP, encoded by the coding sequence ATGGGAATATTGCCAGGAAAGAGGTGCAGCTCATGCGGGCACCTCACGCACGAATACACGGAATTCAAATGCCCCAACTGTGGGAAGGGCAACATAATAAGGGACGAGCACTGCAGGGAGATAACGAACCTCTACAGGTGTGAGGTTTGCGGATTTGAGGGACCGTGA